The following coding sequences are from one Desulfosporosinus orientis DSM 765 window:
- a CDS encoding TetR/AcrR family transcriptional regulator: MRKSVEDRRQDILEAALTVFAQKGFNGSTTAEIARAAGVAEGTIFRHFATKKELLIAVLKPKVLEGIIYLDKEQREASPLEFFRSFLKNRLELLKENDSLFRFMFAEAQYHEEVREALYKGILEQGICIVKPWFDKGVEQGIFKPLPFIFMVRSFMGMALFYGIFNHVFPGLSPEKTIDEASDQILELFLHGLLVK; the protein is encoded by the coding sequence GCCAAGATATTCTTGAAGCAGCGCTCACTGTTTTTGCACAAAAGGGTTTTAATGGTTCAACTACGGCGGAAATTGCTCGTGCCGCTGGTGTAGCAGAAGGAACAATTTTCCGCCATTTTGCCACGAAAAAAGAACTGTTAATTGCAGTTCTCAAACCAAAAGTACTTGAGGGTATTATTTATCTGGATAAAGAACAAAGAGAAGCTTCTCCTTTAGAATTCTTTCGCAGCTTTTTGAAAAACCGTCTGGAATTGCTGAAAGAAAACGATAGCCTTTTTCGTTTCATGTTCGCTGAGGCTCAATACCATGAAGAAGTTCGAGAAGCGTTATACAAAGGAATTCTTGAACAAGGTATATGTATCGTTAAACCTTGGTTTGATAAGGGCGTGGAACAAGGGATATTTAAACCTCTTCCATTTATATTTATGGTTAGAAGTTTTATGGGAATGGCACTTTTCTACGGAATATTTAATCACGTCTTTCCGGGGTTATCTCCTGAGAAAACCATTGACGAAGCATCTGATCAGATACTGGAGCTTTTTTTACACGGTTTACTTGTTAAATAG
- a CDS encoding HlyD family secretion protein, which translates to MRKKAVVVVFVLLFIALSVLGDRYFNPSADLNTYSGTIEGTEIPVQPELGGKIVQLSVDEGQIIKEGDILAKLDDSQAKISLSIAQSQQLQAQAKLNDLLGGARAEEIRRLENMVTQAKANLAALEPNLHFEEENLANDQKLFDSGAISKQVLDAQQNKVDTLKAQYEGAQANVNAAQASLDQAQAGYTQPTIQAQKAAVDIAAQSVDNAELSLNKLTIKSPVGGQILYKNVQLGQVVNPGTTLVTILNPEDLWIKIYVPGAKLGQLKLGGTVSIVADAYPGKTFKGIIKYISNQAEFTPKNVQTKEERTTTVYAVKISITEGKDELKAGMPADVTLKE; encoded by the coding sequence ATGAGAAAAAAAGCTGTAGTCGTTGTTTTTGTACTTCTCTTCATTGCCTTGTCTGTTCTAGGGGATCGCTATTTCAATCCTTCTGCAGATCTAAACACGTATTCGGGGACTATCGAAGGTACTGAAATTCCAGTTCAGCCTGAACTGGGAGGTAAAATTGTTCAGTTATCTGTTGATGAAGGTCAAATTATCAAAGAGGGTGACATTCTTGCAAAACTCGATGACAGTCAGGCTAAGATTTCTTTGTCTATAGCCCAAAGTCAGCAGCTGCAGGCACAAGCTAAGCTTAATGACCTTTTAGGGGGAGCAAGAGCAGAAGAAATTCGTCGTCTTGAAAATATGGTTACTCAGGCTAAGGCAAATTTGGCAGCTTTAGAACCCAATCTTCATTTTGAAGAAGAAAATTTAGCAAATGATCAAAAACTTTTTGACAGCGGCGCTATCAGCAAACAAGTTTTGGATGCTCAGCAAAATAAAGTGGACACTCTGAAGGCTCAGTATGAAGGGGCTCAGGCTAATGTCAACGCTGCTCAGGCCAGTTTAGATCAAGCTCAGGCTGGCTACACTCAGCCTACAATACAGGCCCAGAAAGCGGCTGTGGATATCGCTGCTCAATCCGTTGACAATGCGGAACTTAGTCTGAACAAACTGACGATAAAGAGTCCTGTCGGAGGTCAGATTCTCTATAAGAATGTTCAGCTAGGGCAAGTGGTTAATCCCGGTACGACTCTTGTCACGATTCTCAATCCCGAGGATTTGTGGATTAAAATATATGTACCTGGAGCTAAACTTGGTCAATTAAAACTTGGCGGTACCGTTAGTATTGTTGCAGATGCTTATCCTGGCAAGACCTTTAAAGGAATCATTAAATATATCAGCAACCAGGCAGAATTCACTCCCAAGAATGTCCAGACCAAAGAGGAACGAACGACGACGGTTTATGCCGTTAAGATATCCATTACAGAAGGTAAAGATGAGTTGAAAGCAGGTATGCCGGCAGATGTGACCCTAAAGGAGTGA